The Arachis hypogaea cultivar Tifrunner chromosome 14, arahy.Tifrunner.gnm2.J5K5, whole genome shotgun sequence DNA window ttaatttttatattttaatatatattatatatagtaattgatttttgtaattgaatttttTGTGTACATTAAGCTTATGTTAAACACCGAGATCACTATATCATATTAACAAGTTACTTCAAAGAACATTTAAACCAAAAAACGAAGAAAAGAAGGTGCTTTAAGTTCAGTTTGggtaaccaacttaattaagttttttttgataaaataacttaaacaataaatgattttgttaaaagtaacttataaataagttattttatgtttagatttttaactctaaaagtgcttattttatagaaatgtgatgaaaagtagaagtattatgagagaagttattttttttaacttctctataaactcctaaatagcttcttaaaaaattacaatttgatttttaaaattgcaccaaacattaatactactacttttcataagtcaaaataaaaaaaagttacttcTAGAATTTTCAAACCGCCCTAGGTACCTTAAAATTACAAGTTATTCTTGAGTCAAGAAAAACTTATCTAAAGACAGACACAAGTTATAAGATTTCAATGATCACTACTTTTTGCCAAACACCACAGttaaaaattttatacaattcaccacttacttttcttttcttttatataatCTTTTTTCCCACACAAACACAAAAATGCATGAAGTTTCTATGCACAAAATAAATGTTGGAAAAAACATTGCCCTGCATCTCATTATCAGTGGCTGCTTCTcggttccttttttttcttttatgtacATGATACATAAACTTTTTTTTGAGTTCTATGGAAAGTGAAACCACAACAACTAGCACTACGTCATGACTCATTGACTTTCTTATTCTCAAGGTCAACTTAAAGCCAATGAGCCAAAGACATTTTAATTTCACCTTAATGACTATATATCCCAATAGCAATTCACAAAACAAATAAACCACCTtttgctttcaaaaaaaaaaagcatcatCATGGGAAGAGGAACAACAACAACCAACTCCCTGTTCTTTTCATCACTACTCTTATTGCtatcttctctcttgttccaaaacggcgtcgtttatgCTCAAGAAAAGATAGCATCATCAGAGGAAGAAGCACTGGGCTTATTTCAAGAAAGAGAGACACTTGAAATCATCATAGGAGGTGGAAGTAcaccttccccttccccttcccctgcACCTACGCCACCTGATTATACGCCATGCCCTCCGCCACCGAAACCGCTGAGCCGTTTGGACAAAGCGCGAAAAGTGCTCCTCAACTTCACCAACTACATCGTAGACCCAAAAGGTTTCACCAGTAACTGGTGCACACAGACAATTAACACGTGCGATTTCAAAGGAATTCGGTGCGCCCCATACCCACACTCAAACGAACTTGCAGTTGCAGGGTTGGACCTCAACCAAGCCGGAATCTATGGCCGCAACAACAAACCTCTTTCCCTCTCTGGAATCTTGGACAGAATTCCAGAACTCACATTCTTCCATGTTAACTCCAACAACTTCTCCAGTTCCGTACCAAAGGAAATAATCAGTTACGGCTTTTTCTTCGAGCTTGATCTTAGCAACAACAAGCTTTGTGGTCAGTTTCCAATGGAAACGCTTAAGAACAAGAACCTAGTGTTCTTGGACCTCAGGTTCAACAACCTCGCCGGCCCGATTCCATGGCAACTATTCGAAATGGATCTCGACGTGAttttcatcaacaacaacaagttCAACCAGTTCCTCCCCCAGAATTTCGGAAATACCCCCGCAAGGTAAGATGTTTGTATTTGTTAGGCTTACTTTTTGGTAAAACTCATGTGTAATTATCTTTATCTAAAGTGAAGTTAATAATTGAGAATTATTAGAtgataattgaaattaaatttgtcAAACTATCCAACaattctcaaatatcaacttcacataaaaataatgcaCTTGAGACTTCGctagtatattttttttgttttcttacttGAACTATGTTCCAAGTAATTTGTTGAGCTCATTCTTTTAACCGCCGACAGGTACCTGACCTTTGCCAACAATCAATTATGCGGTCCGATACCAAGGAGCATCGGCAAGGCAGCCAACACTCTGACGGAGGTGCTCTTCCTTGGGAACAGGTTTGATGGCTGCTTGCCGTACGAAATCGGAAACCTAAAGAAAGCAGTTGTGTTTGATGTGAGCATGAACCAATTAACAGGTCCAATACCGTACTCGTTTGGTTGCTTGAGGCAGATTCAATTCTTGAATCTTGCGAAAAACAAATTCTACGGTGCGGTTCCGGAGAACGTTTGCAAGCTTCCGGGGCTGATTAATAACGGAAACTTGACCCTGTCAAACAACTACTTCACAGAGGTTGGTCCTGAATGCAGGAAATTGATAAAGTCAAAGGTTTTGGATTTGACCAATAACTGTGTTCCGGGTTTACTGAACCAGAGGCCACAAAAAGAGTGTTGGGAGTTTCTTCATAGTGTGAAGCCTTGTCCAAATGAGAAGTATCTTTTGAGTTATGCACCTTGTGCGGGATGGAAGGAAACTGAGAACACGGAGGAGGTGGCAGCGGCGACGGAGCCTGTTACTTATAACGCTCTCAAACCGCACCGGTTGAGACTTTGATGGTGTCGTAATCTGAGTCATAATGGGGTGCGGGGACTCtctgatttttttgaatttgacgATGATAATGATTGATTATGCTTCTTTTTAATTTGCACATATAGTTTCTTTAATAATTAGGGTCCTACACTCCTACTTTTGTGTCGGTGTGTGTTTATAGTTTCAATTGTTGAATAAGAAATGTAATCCATTCAgatatctaaaatataattttcctAATTATTCCAATAAATATAATCATATCTTATTGATAGCATAactatgtttctttttatttaaattaaaattgttattaTGTAAAGATATTCTTACATGAATATGATAGATAAGATGTAAAGAAGTGTTGTGTTAAgaagtttaattaattatattaaactaTTCAACagattttaattattatctttatatttttaattaattaattcattatttattattggacaccttttttgaaaatataattgagctgagaaataaagagaaaaagaattggAGAAAGAGTTGTTTTTGTGTTATAACACAAGTTTTAGCAAGAAAATGTTATATAATACTATCAAAATGATATATGATATTATTCATATTCTGACCCAATAAATAAAAACTAGGCACAACAAAACGAAAGAGTCCATCATTAAAGGTGGCCTTCATGATCAActcgacctctttaaagaggtcagaCATTGGCATAAGGGGAAAAGTTCTACTTGCCTCAAAGCAGGTAATTACTCCCAAAAATCTTTCTTACTATCTCTACTTCATTTAGAAGGTAAATCCCAATAAACTCTCAAGATAAAGGAAACGCTTATCTATCAGAAAAGATGGAGCTACTCCTATAAAGATAGTTATCAGCTCTACTATAAATAAACTGGAACCCCTAGGTATAATtcacgttctaatctactaaaaacctgctcaaAGCCCTtgttaacttaagtatcggagtctcttgcaggtaccaccccccacctTCTCACGAAGAACTCGGACAGGCGCACCTCAGTACCAATGAGGTCGGTCGCTGCCATACCAAGGGATCTGGACCTCAAGTTCAGGACAAAATCaccgttttaggtaaccctcaaaacattggcaccgttgccgggaacCTAGAATTCTCCCTCTAACAAATGCCAGACCACGTGCATGAAGACGGCTATGCAGCATCTGAATCTGAGCAAGAAGCTCAGCCAAAAGGCTAGGCCCTCGTActtcctcctccaccaccacacCAAGGCTCTCATGGGGAAGGGACCTCGGAAAATTCTCATCCAAGGAAGATCCATTCTGAGGATGAGGACCGTCCTCATACAATCAAGATCATGGACCTAGTTCATGGCCAGGGGGATCGACTGCAACAGCTCGAACACGAGACTGAACGACAACGGAAAGCGGAACGAGAATTATGAAGAGAGATGAGATGACGAAAGGAGCTAGAAAATAGGCTCCGAAAGCTGGAAGCCGACTTACAAAGGAGGAATGATCAGGCAGAGTGTGATGAGAATCCCCTAAGAGGAGAAGATCCGTTCATAGAAGAGATCATGAAGGCTAAAGTTCCTAAGAACTTCAAATCACCCGACATGGATCTCTATGATGGAACGTCCGACCCGAGTCACCACCTCAGTAActttagaagtagaatgtacctggTCGACGCTTTTGACACCacccgctgcaaagccttcccgactactttaacaaagGCGGCCATGGAGTTGTTTGATAACCTGCCACCTAGGTTGACTACCAGCTTCGACGATCTTGCTAGAAAGTTTTTaactagattctccatccaaaaggataaAACCAAACACGCCCTGAGTTTGTTGGGAGTTAAGCAAGAAGTCGGCGAGACTCTTTGCGACTATATGGAAAGGTTTAACAAGGCCTGCTCGGAAATTCAAAATCTACCCACTAAAGCTGTGATCATGGGACTAGTTAATGGTCTCAGAGAAGGACCATTCTCTTAGTCGATATCAAGCGATACTCTAACC harbors:
- the LOC112742026 gene encoding uncharacterized protein At4g06744; translated protein: MGRGTTTTNSLFFSSLLLLLSSLLFQNGVVYAQEKIASSEEEALGLFQERETLEIIIGGGSTPSPSPSPAPTPPDYTPCPPPPKPLSRLDKARKVLLNFTNYIVDPKGFTSNWCTQTINTCDFKGIRCAPYPHSNELAVAGLDLNQAGIYGRNNKPLSLSGILDRIPELTFFHVNSNNFSSSVPKEIISYGFFFELDLSNNKLCGQFPMETLKNKNLVFLDLRFNNLAGPIPWQLFEMDLDVIFINNNKFNQFLPQNFGNTPARYLTFANNQLCGPIPRSIGKAANTLTEVLFLGNRFDGCLPYEIGNLKKAVVFDVSMNQLTGPIPYSFGCLRQIQFLNLAKNKFYGAVPENVCKLPGLINNGNLTLSNNYFTEVGPECRKLIKSKVLDLTNNCVPGLLNQRPQKECWEFLHSVKPCPNEKYLLSYAPCAGWKETENTEEVAAATEPVTYNALKPHRLRL